Proteins encoded together in one Ammospiza nelsoni isolate bAmmNel1 chromosome Z, bAmmNel1.pri, whole genome shotgun sequence window:
- the RNF20 gene encoding E3 ubiquitin-protein ligase BRE1A, translating into MSGIGNKRTAGEPGPSAPPEKKAGVEDSGTTVETIKLGGVSSTEELDIRTLQTKNRKLAEMLDQRQAIEDELREHIEKLERRQATDDASLLIINRYWNQFDENIRIILKRFDLDQGLGDLLSERKALVVPEPEPDSDSNQERKDERERGEGLEPAFSFLATLASSTSEEIESQLQERVESSRRAVAQIVTMYDKLQEKVDVLSHKLNSGDISLMEEAVVELNTYLSHENGRLQELADVLQEKHRVMSQEFSKLQERVETAESRVSVLETMIDDLQWDIDKIRKREQRLNRHLADVLERVNSKGYKVYGAGSSLYGGTITINARKFEEMNAELEENKELAGNRLNELEELRQDLEEVTTQNEKLKVELRRAVEEAVKETPEYRCMQSQFSVLYNESLQLKAHLDEARTLLHGTRATHQRQVELIERDEVSLHKKLRTEVIQLEDTLAQVRKEYEMLRIEFEQTLAANEQAGPINREMRHLISSLQNHNHQLKGEVLRYKRKLREAQSDLSKIRSRSGSALLQSQSSTEDTKEEPAEIKQEPDDPSAPVPVPKAASEDVNEMKARRDEEERERERREREREREKEKEKEKEREREKEKEKEKEREREKQKQKESEKERESKEKEKGKHEDGRKKEAEVIKQLKAELKKAQESQKEMKLLLDMYRSAPKEQRDKVQLMAAEKKAKAELEELRQRVKELEDKEKKESKKMADEDALRKIRAVEEQIEYLQKKLAMAKQEEEALLSEMDVTGQAFEDMQEQNIRLMQQLREKDDANFKLMSERIKSNQIHKLLKEEKEELADQVLTLKTQVDAQLQVVRKLEEKEHLLQSSIGTGEKELGLRTQALEMNKRKAMDAAQLADDLKAQLELAQKKLHDFQEEIVENRVTREKEMFNFKRAEEDISRLRRKLETTKKPDMVPNCDEILMEEIKDYKARLTCPCCNMRKKDAVLTKCFHVFCFECVKTRYDTRQRKCPKCNAAFGANDFHRIYIG; encoded by the exons ATGTCTGGAATTGGCAATAAACGGACGGCTGGAGAGCCTGGCCCTTCTGCACCTCCGGAGAAGAAGGCAGGGGTTGAAGATTCGGGCACCACTGTGGAGACCATTAAACTTGGTGGTGTTTCTTCAACG gaggagctggacaTCCGGACCCTGCAGACCAAGAACCGGAAGCTGGCGGAGATGCTCGACCAGCGCCAGGCCATCGAAGATGAGCTTCGGGAGCACATTGAGAAGCTGGAGCGTCGGCAGGCCACCGACGATGCCTCCCTGCTGATCATCAACCGCTACTGGAATCAG TTTGATGAAAATATCCGCATCATCCTTAAACGCTTCGACCTGGACCAAGGTCTTGGAGATCTtttgtctgaaagaaaagcactgGTGGTGCCGGAACCTGAACCAGACTCTGACAGTAATCAGGAGCGCAAAGATGAGAGGGAACGAG GGGAAGGATTGGAGCCAGCATTCTCCTTCCTGGCCACTCTAGCCAGCAGTACCAGTGAGGAAATAGAATCTCAGCTGCAGGAGCGTGTGGAGTCCTCCCGCCGTGCTGTTGCCCAGATTGTGACAATGTATGACAAGCTGCAGGAGAAAGTGGATGTGCTGTCTCACAAGCTGAATAGTGGAG ATATTTCACTGATGGAAGAAGCAGTAGTGGAGCTGAATACCTACCTGTCACACGAGAATGGACGGCTGCAGGAACTGGCTGATGTTCTTCAGGAGAAGCACAGAGTCATGTCTCAGGAG TTCTCCAAGCTGCAAGAGAGGGTGGAGACAGCAGAATCCCGGGTGTCTGTCCTGGAGACCATGATTGATGACCTGCAGTGGGACATTGACAAGATCCGCAAGAGAGAGCAGAGGCTCAACCGCCACCTGGCCGATGTCCTGGAACGA GTAAATTCCAAAGGCTACAAGGTGtatggagctgggagcagcctctaTGGGGGAACAATTACCATTAATGCCCGCAAG TTTGAGGAGATGAatgcagagctggaagagaaTAAAGAGCTTGCTGGGAATCGCCTTAATGAATTGGAGGAACTGCGTCAAGATCTTGAGGAAGTAACAACACAGAATGAAAAGCTCAAG GTTGAGCTGCGGCGGGCAGTGGAAGAGGCTGTGAAGGAGACCCCAGAATATCGTTGCATGCAGTCccagttttctgttttgtacAATGAGagtctgcagctgaaggcacACCTTGACGAAGCCCGCACGCTGCTCCACGGCACCCGCGCCACGCACCAGCGCCAGGTGGAACTGATCGAG AGGGATgaggtcagccttcacaagaaGCTACGCACAGAGGTGATTCAGCTGGAGGACACCCTGGCACAAGTCCGCAAAGAGTATGAGATGTTGAGGATAGAGTTTGAACAGACACTTGCTGCCAATGAGCAAGCAG GTCCCATTAATCGGGAGATGCGTCACCTCATCAGCAGCCTCCAGAATCACAACCACCAGCTGAAGGGAGAGGTGCTGAGATACAAGCGCAAACTGAGAGAGGCCCAATCTGACCTGAGCAAG ATCCGCTCTCGCAGTGGCAGTGCTCTCCTCCAGTCCCAGTCCAGCACTGAAGACACAAAGGAGGAACCTGCAGAGATCAAGCAGGAGCCTGATGATCCTTCTGCCCCAGTGCCTGTTCCCAAGGCTGCTTCTGAAGATGTTAATGAGATGAAGGCCAGGCGAGATGAAGAGGAACGGGAGCGGGAGAGacgggaaagggagagggaacgagagaaggaaaaggagaaggagaaagagagagaacgagaaaaagagaaagagaaggaaaaggagcgggagcgggaaaagcagaagcaaaaggaatcagagaaggagagagagtccaaagagaaggagaaagggaagcaTGAAGATGGAAGAAAGAAGGAGGCTGAAGTGATCAAGCAGCTGAAGGCTGAGCTCAA GAAGGCCCAGGAGAGCCAGAAGGAAATGAAACTGTTGCTAGATATGTACCGCTCTGCCCCTAAAGAGCAGAGAGACAAAGTGCAGCTCATGGCAGCTGAGAAGAAGGCAAAAGCTGAG CTTGAAGAACTGAGGCAGAGGGTGAAAGAATTggaagacaaggaaaaaaaggagagtaAGAAGATGGCTGATGAGGATGCCCTCCGCAAGATCCGAGCAGTGGAAGAACAGATTGAATATTTACAGAAGAAACTTGCCATGGCTAAGCAG GAGGAAGAGGCCCTGCTTTCAGAAATGGATGTCACGGGCCAAGCCTTTGAAGACATGCAAGAGCAGAACATCCGCCTGATGCAGCAGCTGCGGGAGAAGGATGATGCCAACTTCAAGCTGATGTCAGAACGTATCAAGTCCAACCAGATCCATAAGCTgctgaaagaggaaaaggaggagctAGCAGATCAAGTTTTGACACTGAAAACACAG GTGGATGCCCAGCTGCAGGTGGTGCGTaagctggaggagaaggaacacctactgcagagcagcattggaacaggagagaaggagctggggctgcgaACACAGGCTCTGGAGATGAACAAACGCAAG GCCATGGATGCAGCCCAGCTTGCAGATGATCTGAAGGCCCAGCTAGAGCTGGCTCAGAAGAAGTTACATGATTTTCAGGAAGAGATTGTGGAAAACAGAGTAACTAGAGAGAAAGAGATGTTCAACTTCAAAAGGGCTGAG GAAGATATTTCTAGGTTGCGCAGGAAGCTGGAGACCACAAAGAAGCCTGACATGGTTCCCAACTGTGATGAGATCTTGATGGAGGAAATCAAGGATTACAAG GCCCGCCTGACGTGCCCGTGCTGCAACATGCGCAAGAAGGACGCGGTGCTCACCAAGTGCTTCCACGTCTTTTGCTTCGAGTGCGTGAAGACGCGCTATGACACCCGGCAGCGCAAGTGCCCCAAGTGCAACGCGGCCTTTGGGGCCAACGACTTCCACAGGATCTACATTGGCTGA